The following nucleotide sequence is from Sulfurospirillum arsenophilum NBRC 109478.
GCACCTTCTCCTGTAACACCATGACACGATGCACATTTGCGTTTGTAGTTATCGCTTACTTTGAATGTTGAAGCATTGCCCGCTTTATCTTTAATAGCTTTAATTTTTTCAGCTTCAATGTCTCTATCACTTTTTTCTGTAGGTGCTTGAGTATTTTGTTGCGATACTGTATTTTGCGTCTTTGACACATTTTCGATAATTTTAGCTGCATTTCCACCTTGAAATGCAGTACCTTGAGTGATTGTATAAACCATAGCTCCAAGAATCACAAAGGTGATTATTCCCACGATAATGTTTTTCATTTTTGTCTCTCTTTTAATTTTTTAACTTCTTGATTAAACGTATAAATTTCATCCGCTAACGCTTTGATCTCTTTATCATCCATCTGTTCAATAAGTTCTTTCATTAAAACGTTCTTTTTCTCTCCGGTTTTATACTGAGAGATGGTTTTAAAAATATAAGCACTGTCTTTACTCAAAAGGGATGGACCAATGATGCCATTGGCATAATGATTATGGCATGCAGAACATTTAACAATAAAATTTTTACTGAGTTGATTTACAAGCAGGCTAACTTCGACATGTTCATAAGGGCTTCTTGCTTTAAGCACTGCACCCAGCGGTGTGTAGTTGCTTTCTTCTTCTTTTTGTGCATGCGCTTTTGTCTCTTGATGATAGTCGTAATAAAAGTTTTTACTCTCATTGCTGTCGTCTTTTTTGACTTGAACTTTTTCCTCTTTAAAATTATCATTTTCAACCACTTCAATTTTGCCAGCTTGTTGTGATACATTTTTTTCAATTACCTGAACATTTTTTTCTTCTTTTTTGTCAGAGCAAGCATTGAACGCTAGTACAATAAATAAACAAAGAATGGAATATTTTTTCATATTTGATCCTTCTTGTAGAATGTTTCGTAAGTTTCTCGTGGTTTAATAACAATGGAAGGAGATGAGGCTGGGCAAAGCTCCTCACATACACCGCATCCAACACAATTGTGGTTGATTTGTGGTTTTTTAATACCATCTTCCGTGACAATCATCTCAATAGCGCTCGCTGGATTAGGAAATGGACACATGTCTGCACAAATCGTGCAGCTTTT
It contains:
- a CDS encoding c-type cytochrome, yielding MKNIIVGIITFVILGAMVYTITQGTAFQGGNAAKIIENVSKTQNTVSQQNTQAPTEKSDRDIEAEKIKAIKDKAGNASTFKVSDNYKRKCASCHGVTGEGAVGLPLFGQSAEQLHAKLLEFKSGKRDNPIMKSAISNLNDDDFKELSTEIGEFKARAEAAK
- a CDS encoding c-type cytochrome, translating into MKKYSILCLFIVLAFNACSDKKEEKNVQVIEKNVSQQAGKIEVVENDNFKEEKVQVKKDDSNESKNFYYDYHQETKAHAQKEEESNYTPLGAVLKARSPYEHVEVSLLVNQLSKNFIVKCSACHNHYANGIIGPSLLSKDSAYIFKTISQYKTGEKKNVLMKELIEQMDDKEIKALADEIYTFNQEVKKLKERQK